The window GATCGTGATCTTTGCCGGTGGCACTGGTAGTCCGTTTTTCACGACGGATACGGCGGCGGCATTGCGGGCGAAGGAGATCAAGGCCGAGGTGTTGATGAAGGGCACGAAGGTCGATGGGATCTATACCGCGGACCCGACGCTCGACAAGACGGCGACGATGTTCGACCGGATCAGTTATCTTGAGTTCGTGGAGCGTCAGTTGCGGGTAATCGACACGACGGCGGTGACGTTTTGCATGGAGAATTCGATCCCGATCCATGTTTTCAATTTGAAGCAACGCGGCAATTTTCGCCGCATACTCGAAGGGCAGAAGATCGGAACGCTGATTTCTTAGGTGGACCCAACAATGGTGAAAGAAATCATCGCTGACTGCGACTTGCGGATGAAGAAATCGGTGGAAATGCTGCGGCATGAGCTGTCGCACATTCGCACCGGCAAGGCGTCGGTGGGCTTGGTGGAGCCGCTGCGGGTGGACGTGTACGGGACGGAAATGCCGCTCTCGCAGGTGGCATCGGTCTCGACACCGGACGCGAAGACGATCATGATCCAGCCCTGGGACAAGGGCGCGGTGCACGCGATCGAGAAGGCGATCCAGAAGTCCGAGCTGGGGTTGACGCCGAACATTGACGGCACGACGATTCGGCTGACGCTTCCGCCGCTGACGGAGGAGCGTCGCAAGGATCTGGTGAAAGTCGTGAAGAAGTATGTGGAGGAGGCGAAGGTGGCGATCCGCAATGTTCGTCGCGACGCCAACGAGCACATTAAGCGGCTTGAAAAGGAGCACAAGGTCAGCGAGGATGAGTCGCGCAAGTCGCAGGACAAGACGCAGGAGATGACGGACAAGCACATCAAGGAGATGGATCATCTCTTTGAGTTGAAAGAGAAAGAGGTATTGGAAGTTTGACGGTTTCCGCCGATCGGGCGCGTCGGGTTCTGGACGCGGCGCATGGCAAGCGGATCGCGGTGGTGGGCGACTTCATGCTGGACCGGCACTTGACCGGGACGGTTCGCCGCATCAGTCCGGAGGCTCCGGTTCCGGTCGTGGAGGTGGAGAGCGAGCGGGCGGCGCTGGGCGGGGCGGGCAACGTGGTGCAGAACATCTCGGCGCTGGGCGCGACGCCGGTTGCGTTCGGGGTGATCGGGGACGATCAGGCGGGGCTGGACCTGCTGCGGCATTTGGATTTGGCGGGTTGCGGCGCGCTGGGGATGATCAAGTGCCCGAGCCGGCGGACGACGGAGAAGACGCGGATCATCGCGCACGATCAGCATGTGGTGCGGGCGGATCGTGAGACGATCAGGCCGCTGGAGCGCAGCGACGAGGATCGGTTGATTGAGGCGTTGCGGACGGTCATCAATTCGCTCGACGCGCTGATCTGTCAGGACTACAACAAGGGCGTATTATCGACGCGCGTGATCGAGGCGTTGCTCTCGATCTGTCGCACGCACGAGGTGCGGGTAGCGGTGGATCCGAAGTTTGATCATTTTTTTGAATACGCGGGGTGCGGGTTGTTCAAGCCGAACGTGCGGGAGCTGGAATCGGCGCTGGGGAAGCGCATCGGGAGCGACGACGAGCTCTTCGGAGCGGCGGCGGAGGTGTTCAAGCGGGTGAAGCCGTCGCGGCTGTTGGTGACGCGCGGTGAGCGGGGGATGGAATTATTTACGAGTGCGGCGGAGAGCGCGCACATTCCGACGCGGGCGAAAAAGGTCCACGACGTATCCGGGGCGGGCGATACGGTGATTTCGACCTATGTGGTGGCGGAATGCGGCGGGGCGACGCCGCTCGAATCGGCGGTGCTGGCGAATCAGGCGGCGGGAATCGTGTGCGGCGAGGTCGGGGTCGTGCCGATTCATCGAGATCAATTGCTGGCGGATGTATTCTGAATTCGGGCGACTAGCTCAGCTGGTTAGAGCGCTGGTCTCACATACCAGAGGTCATAGGTTCAAGTCCTATGTCGCCCACCATGATTGACGGCGCACAGTCGGGGTACGCGGGCATTTTGTCGCGCGAAGAGGCTGCCAAGCGCTGCACGGTCGAGCGATTGCGCGGCGGCACCATCGTGTTCACGAACGGCGTGTTTGACCTTCTGCACGCGGGACACGTTCAATATCTCGAAGCGGCGCGGGCCCTCGGCACTACGCTGCTGGTCGGGCTGAACAGTGATGAGTCGGCGCGGCGGATCAAGGGTCCGCGGCGGCCGCTGGTGGGGGAGCTGGATCGGGCGGTGACGTTGTGCGCGTTGCGGGCGGTGGACCACGTCATCTTGTTCGACGAAGACACACCGGAAGCGCTGATTCGATTGCTGTCGCCGCACGTGCTGGTCAAGGGCGGCGATTACCGCATTGAGGACATCGTCGGATACGATCAGGTGACCGCCGCGGGCGGCCGGGTGGTGACGATCCCGCTGCGTGAGGGATGTTCAACGAGTTCGATCATTGAGCTGATCAGGAAACGCTACCGCTGAGCGCATGTTTGAGGATTTGACAACCCGGCTGGATCAGGTGTTCCGGAACCTCATGGGGACCGGCAAGCTCACGGAATCGAATATCCGTGAGAGCCTGAAGGACATTCGACGCGTCCTGCTCGAAGCGGACGTGAACTTGAGTGTCGCGCGCGATTTCCTGGCAAAGGTCGAGGAACGGGCGCTGGGCCAGCAGGTGCTGAAAGCGGTTTCGCCTGCGCAACTCGTGATCAAGATTGTTCACGATGAGCTGGTGGTGCTGCTGGGGGAAAAGGAGAGTCGGCTAACGACGGGGAGCCTGCCGCCGACTGTCTATATGGTCGTCGGTCTGCAAGGATCCGGGAAGACGACATTTTGCGCGAAGCTGGCGCGATTGTTGAAGTCGAAAGGCAAGCGGCCGTTGTTGGTCGCGGCCGACTTGCAGCGTCCGGCAGCTCAGGATCAGTTGCAGGTGTTGGGCGATTCGATCGGGATTCCGGTGTATCGCGGCGAGAGCCGGAGCGCCATCGACGTCTGCGAGGCCGCGTTGCGACATGCGAAGAAGATCAGCCTGGATCCGGTGATCCTCGACACGGCGGGGCGCTTGCATGTCGATGACGACTTGATGCGGGAGCTGGAATCGATTCAGAAGCTGACGAAGCCGACCGAGATCCTGTTCGTGGCCGACGGGATGACGGGTCAGGACGCGGTGAATTCAGCGAAGGCGTTTCACGATCGCCTGCAGTTTACCGGATCGGTGTTAACCAAGCTGGACGGCGATACGCGGGGTGGCGCGGCGATTTCGATTCGCGCGGTGACGAGCAAGCCGTTGAAGTTTGTTTCGATGGGGGAGAAGCTCGACGCGCTGGAGCCCTTCCATCCGGATCGCATGGCGGGCCGGATTCTGGGCAAGGGCGACATCGTGAGTTTCGTCGAGAAGGCGCAGTCGGTCATCGACGAGGACAAGGCGGCCAAGCTCGAAGCGAAGCTGCGCAAGGCGGATTTTACGTTGGCGGATTTTCTGGATCAGTTGCAGCAGTTGAAGAAGATGGGTTCGATGCAGAGTCTTCTGGGCATGATTCCGGGCGTGGGGGCGAAGCTCAAGGACGTGCAGGTGGATGAGAAGGCGCTGAAGCACATGGAAGCGCTGATCTACTCGATGACGCCGTTTGAGCGGGATCATCCGAACGTTTTGAATGCGCGGCGGCGGCGGCGCATTGCGTCAGGGGCGGGCTTGACGGTTCAGCACGTAAATCGGCTGGTGCAGCAGTACGATCAGATGGTCGCGATGATGAAGCGATTGCGGAAGGCCGGACCGGGCCAGATGCGGCGCGTTTTCGGCGGGATGTAGCTTTCAATCAACGTTCAGATAGGAACACACCGTGTCAGTAAAGATTCGACTCGCGCGGGGCGGCCGCAAGAAGCAACCGCACTACCGCATCGTGGTGATGGATTCGCGCAATCGTCGCGACGGGGCATTTGTTGACCAGATCGGCATTTATCATCCGAAGCGTCAACCCGCCCAGTTTCAGATTGACGAGGCTCGCGCGATGCATTGGTTAGCGGTCGGCGCGACGCCGTCGGAAACCGTTCGCAGCTTGTTGTCACAGCACGGCTTGATGCTGAAGCTTGACTTGCTGAAGCGCGACACGTCGGCGGACCAGATCGACGCGGCGATGGCGAAGTGGCGAGCGGATGCACAGGCGCGTGCTACCCAAGCGGCGGCCCGCCGGACGGCGCGTCGCGAAAAGAAGGCCAAGGCTGCCGCCGAACCTCCGAAGTCATAATTCTCGCGCTACGGATTCGATGGCAGCGACGCCGTCGCGCTTCGGTGAATTCCGGGCCGTGTGGAAATGCTAATGGACATGGCTGACGATGCTGAGCCGGGCGCAACCGGCGACACGAACGACTACCGTGCCATTGGGCATGTGGTCGGCGTTCACGGGTTGCAGGGCACCCTCAAAGTGGTTCAGCTTTCGGATTTTGACGAGCGATTCGATGCGTTGACCACCGTGTTCTTTCTCAGGGACGCGGAGGTCGTAGCGCAGCACACGGTCAAGAAGGTGCGCTGGGGTGCGCGAAACCTACTGATCAGCTTTCGTGATCTGGTCACGCGGGAGGCCGCCGAGCAGTTGACGGGAACGGACATGTGCGTTCCGGAGCGCGAGTCGTGGGGGTTGCCCGCGGACACGTATTATAGTTCGGACTTGATCGGTTATCGTGCCACCGGGGCGGGCGCGGACGACTTGGGGCAGCTGGTGGCGATTCGCGCGGGTGCGCAGGCGATTCTCGAATTCAGCGGGAGTCGCGGCGAACTGCTCGTTCCGTTCGTGAAGCAATGGGTAGGCGAAATCGACACGGCGGCGCACACGATTGAGATTCTGAATTGGCGCGAGCTAAGCGGAGGCGAAGAGCTGCCGCCGGAGCCGGGCGACCATGATCATTGATATACTGACGGGCTTTCCCGAGATGTTCGCGGGGCTGGTGAACAGCTCGATTGCGCGCAACGCGTTGTTGGCCGATTCGCTTCGCTTGTGGGTGCACGACTTGCGGCACTACACGACGGACCGGCATGGCAAGATCGACGATTCTCCCTATGGCGGGGGCGCGGGAATGGTGCTGATGGCACAGCCGATCTTTGCCTGTCTGGACGCGCTGCGTGCCCAGCGGGATATGACACCGCGGTTGTTGTGCATGAGCGCGCAGGGGGAGCGATTGGGGCAGTCGCGGGTTCGTGAATTGGCCGGGGTGGAGTGGCTGATCATCCTCTGCGGACATTACAAGGAGATCGATGCGCGGGTCTTCGCGCGCGACGTTTGGGAAGAGATCTCGATCGGTGACTTTGTGCTGAGCGGCGGCGAGTTACCGGCCGCGGTGCTGGTTGATGGGGTGTCGCGATTGCTGCCGGGGGTGTTGGGAAATCAGGATTCCGCGGCCAGCGACAGTTTTGAGAACGGACTGCTGGACGCGCCGTACTACACGAAGCCGGAAGAAATTGAAGGCTTGCGCGTTCCGCCGGATCTGCTCAGCGGACACCACGCCCGAATCGAAGCCTGGCGCGCGGCGCAGCGCCAGCAGCGAACGCGAGCGCGGCGGCCGGATCTGTTGGAGCAGCCGCCGGGATCGCCTGACGAGTCAAGAGAGAACCATTAACATAGAATCCGACCATGGATCGCATTTCGAATTGGACGCAGGATGACCTGCGCAAAGACATCCCGACCTTCAATCCCGGCGACACGGTAAGTGTCTGGGTTCGAGTGATCGAGGGCGACAAAGAGCGTTTGCAGGCGTTTCAGGGAACGGTCATCGGCCGCAAGTCGTCGGGGCTGAACGAGTCGTTCACGGTGCGGAAGATTTCGATGGGAGTCGGCGTGGAGCGTGTGTTTCCGTTGCACTCGCCGGTGATCGCGAAGATCGAAGTTCTGCGGCAGGGGCACGTCCGTCGCGCCAAGCTGACGTATCTACGGGGTCGCCGCGGGAAGAGCGCTCGGATTCGCGACAAGGCTCAGCAGAATGTCGGCGGCGAGCCGAAGGCGAAAGCCGGGGTCGCGGCTGCCTAAGGGGTAGCACGCGCGGTCAGCAGGCCGCGCGGATTGATCGTCCACAACAGCCGGTGTCCGCCTTGGGCGGAAGAATAGGGAAGACGGTGTGAATCCGTCGCTGACCCGCAACTGTGAAGCTCGTTTGAGGGAACGGGCGAAGCCAGGAGACCTGCCGGGTGTGAGATTGTTCCTTCGGAGTTGAGGCGATAGTGGAGGCTCTCCGCGGATGCGGGGAGTTCAATGATGCAGGTGGTTTCCGGGCCGGGGCGTACGCCGCTGATGCTCGCGCGGGTTGCCGCTTTTGTGGCGGTTGGCGTTGTCGGCGGATTGGCGCTATCAACAATTCCGAATGTTGAGCTGGTGACGGCGATCTGCTTTGCGGCAGGCTACTTGCTTGGCGCATGGGCGGGATTACTTACGGGTGCGTTGGTGGAACTCATATTTGCCGGATTTCATCCCATGGGCAGCTCCATGGGTTTTTTGTTGTTGTCGCAGATGTTGGGGATGGCGGGCGCCGGTCTGACGGGCGCGCTCTCCCGGCGCATTTGCGGGCCAGCTACGGGCCGTTGCTATCTTCTGGTCCTCGTGTCGTCTGCCCTGATCTCGACCGTGTGGTTTGATGTCTTGACGAACCTGGCCTATCCCGCGTCGGTGGGATTTGTGGGGATGGACCCGCGCGTGTACGCGGCGGCGGCTTTGCCGTTTGCGGCGATTCACATCGTTTCCAATCTCGCGGTATTTCTGGTGATTGTGGCTCCGCTGATGCCGCGACTGAGAAAGGCGCTCAACTGGTGAAATTCAGAGTCTTGGTGCTGATCGCATTGTTGGCGAGCCCGCAGGCGATGCGGGCGCAGGGGCCAGTCCTGACCGCTCGCACGGGACTGACGTGGTCCTACGAGGACTTGAGCGACTGGCTGCGGCGCTATCCGGGGATGTATGTGCAGGATTACGGCGTGCTGGGTGCGCCGACGGTAATTCAACCGTGGGGCATGGCCCCGTGGTTAACGGGTGCGCGGAAGGATGGGATTTCGCAAAGCCGGGTTGGCGATGGACTGTACGATTCAAATCTTCAGCCACCGGCGGAATTGGACAGCCTCGACTTCCAGTTCGGAACGGACGGCGTGGGGCGGTTCTCGGAGTGGACGCGGACGATTCCTTCCGATTCACCGTACACGGAGCTGCAGATTCGCGAGGGCTATTACAACTTCGGGTCCGTTGATCTCGCTCACGGCCAACAGATCTACGGTCGGTCGGCGATTGAGCTTACCGGCCGCCTGGTGTGGTACGACGGCTTACGGCAGGGCGTCAGTGATTCTCGATTCAATCGGCTGCGCGGGCGATACCGGTTTCACCTTGGACGGCGGATCGCGAGTACGATTTCCTATGGCGGATCGAGCGTACAGGCGAACTCGCAGATCGAGGCTCGCGGCGCGCGTAATGAGCGTGAAGAAGGTGCGCTGACTCTGATGCAGGCGGACAGTTTTCGGACGGCGCTCAATCCGCGTTTGAGTTGTTATATACGTCGTGATCGGGAGCGCTGGAATTCGGCTTTTAACGCGCGAGAATTGGTGCGCGGCTGGCAGGTCTCGGCGGATGCAGACTATCGCGCGAACCGGCTCACGTTGATGCATGAGGGCAGCTATGCGGACCTGCGTTATCCGGGGATCGGCGACTATACCGAGACGACGCTCGACCTGCGCCTCGATGATCGCCTGGTCCTGGGTCGTGTGAACTTGCAGGCGACCGCCGAAGCGCGGCGGGCCGATGTGTCATTTGTGGCGTCGGAAGCAGAGTTCGGTTGGCTGTCGAATGCCCGTGTGGAGGGCGATGTCGCGCTGTTGCAGGGCGTAAGTTTGACAGCGGCGACGGGTTACCATGAGCACGGCGCGCCGTCCGCATGGCGGGGTACCCGTTATCGCATTGCAGATCGCCCGCTGCTGATCTCGCGAGAGTTTTCGGATCTGGATCGGTATTATGTTGCGCGGATCGACGGTCACGCGCCCGGCGGCATTGATCGCTTGTTGAATAGCAGCGTCGGCGCTAAATGGATGCGGGGGACGGCAGAATTCGCGGTCCGGTTGCTCACGGTGGATCGGCGCGGCGCCTTCTCGAACCAGTTTGTACTGCGCGGCGACACGGTCACGCTTGCGTATGCGCGCGGCGGCGATGCGGATCACCTGGGCGCGGCGAGCGATTTCGACATGCCGGTGAAATTCGGTGTTCGCGTGCAGGGGTCGTGCTTTACCGAGCTCGATTCGCGGGAACCGGCGCGCGCACGGGAACTCCGGGGTATCGGCCGGGTGTATTTTGAGCGTGACTTCCTGACGGCTCCGTTGACGCTCCGCAGTCATCTTAGCTATGAGCATATCGGCAGGCGGCGGGCGGTTTCGGATATTGCGGATCAGCTGCTTGGGCCGACTCATCTGGTGGGTTTCCGGCTGTCGGCGACGATTCACGGCGTAACCTTGGTCTGGGGAGCGGACAATCTGTTGGCGCAGCACTATTATGTGATTCCGGGATACTTGATGATCCGCAAGGAAGAATATCTTGGTGTGCAATGGAGACTGTGGCTGTGAGGCTGTTGTGGTACATGGCGGCGCTGCTCGCGCTATGGCAGGATGCGGTGCCGCAGACCGGATCGCGGTTGGTCATCAGCGTGTCCAATGAGCAGGGGGTCGCGGTGAGTTCGGCGACGGTAAGTCTGTTTTCGCATGGCGAGGCGATCAGTTCAGGGAGCGGACGCGCGGTATTTGACGAGCTGGCGGCCGGAGTGTATCCGGTTGAAGTGAGGTGTGCGGGCTACGCGGCGGGGGACACCGTGATCGAGGTCCGTGCCGGGGAGCAGGCGGAATGCGTGGTGCGTCTGCGAGCATTGTTCATTCTGCCCGTTGTTGAGGTGACCTCGGAGCGACCGGCGGGTGTAACGCGCAGATTTGGACGGCAAGCGATCGTACAGAGCGGAGCGCGGGATCTGGCCGGGTTTCTGCGAGCGGACGCCGGACTGGAAACTCGCGATGACGGCAGCGGGTCGGTGGGGGCGCGGATTGGCGGGTCGAATTCGAATCAGGTCCTGGTTGTCGTTGATGGGCAGCCGATCAACCGTGCGGGCGGCGGAGAATCAGATCTTAGCGCGGTGCCGCTTGCGGACATCGCGCAGATCGAGATAACGCGGGGCAGTCGGATCGAAAGCGGGAGTGACGGGATCGGCGGAGTGATCAACATTCAGACGCTGAGCGCGGCTGAGGGAGCCCGTACGTCGGCGACGCTGGCCACGGGTGAGACGGCCACGGAGCTGCGGGTTCAGCGCGGTGGAGCCTGGCGCGGACTGCGCGGGAAACTCACGTACAACCGCGAGGCGGGGTCACGGGAGTATGCCTATCGTTTGATGCCGGAGGATGGTTCGGGTCCGCTTGCTCCCCACGTCGGGCAGCAGTTTCGTCGTGAGAACAATGATTTGCGGCGGGATATCGTCCTGGGGAAGTTGGAATCGAATCCGGCGCGGCGCGCGCGCTGGGAATTGGGCGGATCGTTGGATTTGAGTGAGCGCGGGATGCCCGGGTATTTGGCGCCTGATCTGACGCCGCTGGCCCGGCAAGAGACCCGCTCGCTGCGGCTCAATCAGCGCACATTTCATGACGCCGGGGCGTTCGACGCGGAAACTCGGCTATCGCTCCGGGAGGATGCTCAGGATTTCAGCGATCCCTCCGCGGCATATACGAAAGCAAGTCATGACTGGAGCCGGGCAGCCGAAGGCGAAATCAAGGCGCAGGTGACTCGGGCATCGCTCCACGGGCGGAGCGGCATTCTGGCCGGATGGGATCGGCTTGAGAGCACGCAATTACGGGATGGTAGTGCGGACAGAACACGGGTCGCGGCGTGGGCGGAAGTGTCGGCCGCACGGTCGCTGGGTGGTCCGATTCCGATCCTGCCGCGGGCCGGGGCGCGACTGGAGCGCGTCGGCGCGGTGAATCTGTTCGGGCCGAAAGTGGGAATCAACGGCGGCGTTGCGAGAGTCATGACTTTCGATTTGCAGTGGGGTCGTTCGTACCGGACGCCGGAGTTTTACGCGCTATTCTGGGCGGACGATTTGGTCGCGAGCGGCAATCCGGATTTGCAATCGGAGGAATCCGAGGAGTGGATCGCGAGCCTGAGCGGTGGCTTGACGATCGCGGGTCATCTGAAATGGTCGGTGACGACCTCGGATCAACAGGTTGCGCAGATGATCATGTGGCGGCAGGGATTCGACGGCCGCTGGAAACCCGTGAATCTGGCGGCTGCTTCGGTACGCACGCTTGACCTGACAGTCGAGCATTCGTTGATCAGCGATCGGCTGAGCTGGCGCGGCGGCGTGGATTGGACTGAAGCCCGTAATCGGTCGGAAGATCGGACGACCACAGGCAAGTACCTTTCGCTGCGCGCGCCGAGGTCCGCGCGCTGCGGGCTGCGTGGTTTGTGGGACGGTGTTCAGGCCGCGGTGAACTACCGTTGGGTTGATCGGCGTCCGGCGACGGAATCGAACTCGAAGTGGTTAGCCGCCTATGAGCTGGTTGACGCACGTGTCGGTTACACTTGGAACGTCAGGCACACGCAGTTGGGTACGGCAATCGGCGCGGAGAATCTACTGAACCGAGATTTCCGGATCGTGCGATTTGCGCCGATGCCACTGCGAGAATTCTATCTGGAATTGAGCATTACGGAACTCGCGGGAGGCAAATGATGAACTGGCTGATCGTATTGGTTGCAGGGTTGACTTGCATAGGCGTCGCGGCGGCGGACGAGTGGATCTACGTCGTGCAGCAACTTGACGAGACGCTGGGACTGGTCCGCCTGCCCGGCGCGACCGGGACGGTGGAACCCCTTGGCGCGCTGTGCAATGGGATTACGCAGGTGGGAAGCGCTTTGTACGTGACGAACGCCACGAGCCTGCAGGAGATCATCGGCGACGAGACGCAGCGGGACATGGCGTTGCCGGGCTGCGGCGGGCCGTGGGCATCGGCGCCATTGAACAGCGACACGCTGGCAGTGAGCTGTTCTACCAGCGACCGCGTGGCGCTGCTGCGGTTGTCCACGGGAACGGTGGTTGGCCAGCTTGAAGTCGGGAACGCACCGGAAGGGTTGCTCGTGCACGGTGACAACCTATTGGTGACGCTCACGCGGCTTGAGTGGCCGGACTACGGACCGGGTGTGGTCATGGTGTACAATCGTCATACACTCGCGCTCGTGGACAGCATTCAAGTTGGAACAAATCCGCAGGCCATGGCGGTGGATCAGCGCGGCCGATTGCACATCGTTTGCACGGGAAATTACGGGGATATTCCGGGACAGATCAACGTGGTGGACGCGACAACGTTCGCGGAAATCTCTGTTCTGCCGACGGGTGGGACACCGGCGGATGTGGCAATCGGGGTCACTTACGCTTATGTGGCGGCGGGTGGTTGGGGTGACCACGGGCATGTCTATCGGTACACAATAGAAGACTTGCAGATTGTGAACGGGGCGGACAATCCTTTGCTCGTGGGCTCGGGCGTGTCGGACATTTGCGTGACGATCGGAGAAACTTGGGTAGTGAGCTGTTTCATGACGGATCATGTGGAACAACGCACTGCCGACGGCTTGCTACTGGGGACCTATGACGTTGGCGACGGTCCGGGGAACATG is drawn from candidate division KSB1 bacterium and contains these coding sequences:
- the frr gene encoding ribosome recycling factor is translated as MVKEIIADCDLRMKKSVEMLRHELSHIRTGKASVGLVEPLRVDVYGTEMPLSQVASVSTPDAKTIMIQPWDKGAVHAIEKAIQKSELGLTPNIDGTTIRLTLPPLTEERRKDLVKVVKKYVEEAKVAIRNVRRDANEHIKRLEKEHKVSEDESRKSQDKTQEMTDKHIKEMDHLFELKEKEVLEV
- a CDS encoding D-glycero-beta-D-manno-heptose-7-phosphate kinase, with protein sequence MTVSADRARRVLDAAHGKRIAVVGDFMLDRHLTGTVRRISPEAPVPVVEVESERAALGGAGNVVQNISALGATPVAFGVIGDDQAGLDLLRHLDLAGCGALGMIKCPSRRTTEKTRIIAHDQHVVRADRETIRPLERSDEDRLIEALRTVINSLDALICQDYNKGVLSTRVIEALLSICRTHEVRVAVDPKFDHFFEYAGCGLFKPNVRELESALGKRIGSDDELFGAAAEVFKRVKPSRLLVTRGERGMELFTSAAESAHIPTRAKKVHDVSGAGDTVISTYVVAECGGATPLESAVLANQAAGIVCGEVGVVPIHRDQLLADVF
- the rfaE2 gene encoding D-glycero-beta-D-manno-heptose 1-phosphate adenylyltransferase; its protein translation is MIDGAQSGYAGILSREEAAKRCTVERLRGGTIVFTNGVFDLLHAGHVQYLEAARALGTTLLVGLNSDESARRIKGPRRPLVGELDRAVTLCALRAVDHVILFDEDTPEALIRLLSPHVLVKGGDYRIEDIVGYDQVTAAGGRVVTIPLREGCSTSSIIELIRKRYR
- the ffh gene encoding signal recognition particle protein, which gives rise to MFEDLTTRLDQVFRNLMGTGKLTESNIRESLKDIRRVLLEADVNLSVARDFLAKVEERALGQQVLKAVSPAQLVIKIVHDELVVLLGEKESRLTTGSLPPTVYMVVGLQGSGKTTFCAKLARLLKSKGKRPLLVAADLQRPAAQDQLQVLGDSIGIPVYRGESRSAIDVCEAALRHAKKISLDPVILDTAGRLHVDDDLMRELESIQKLTKPTEILFVADGMTGQDAVNSAKAFHDRLQFTGSVLTKLDGDTRGGAAISIRAVTSKPLKFVSMGEKLDALEPFHPDRMAGRILGKGDIVSFVEKAQSVIDEDKAAKLEAKLRKADFTLADFLDQLQQLKKMGSMQSLLGMIPGVGAKLKDVQVDEKALKHMEALIYSMTPFERDHPNVLNARRRRRIASGAGLTVQHVNRLVQQYDQMVAMMKRLRKAGPGQMRRVFGGM
- the rpsP gene encoding 30S ribosomal protein S16 translates to MSVKIRLARGGRKKQPHYRIVVMDSRNRRDGAFVDQIGIYHPKRQPAQFQIDEARAMHWLAVGATPSETVRSLLSQHGLMLKLDLLKRDTSADQIDAAMAKWRADAQARATQAAARRTARREKKAKAAAEPPKS
- the rimM gene encoding 16S rRNA processing protein RimM, encoding MADDAEPGATGDTNDYRAIGHVVGVHGLQGTLKVVQLSDFDERFDALTTVFFLRDAEVVAQHTVKKVRWGARNLLISFRDLVTREAAEQLTGTDMCVPERESWGLPADTYYSSDLIGYRATGAGADDLGQLVAIRAGAQAILEFSGSRGELLVPFVKQWVGEIDTAAHTIEILNWRELSGGEELPPEPGDHDH
- the trmD gene encoding tRNA (guanosine(37)-N1)-methyltransferase TrmD encodes the protein MIIDILTGFPEMFAGLVNSSIARNALLADSLRLWVHDLRHYTTDRHGKIDDSPYGGGAGMVLMAQPIFACLDALRAQRDMTPRLLCMSAQGERLGQSRVRELAGVEWLIILCGHYKEIDARVFARDVWEEISIGDFVLSGGELPAAVLVDGVSRLLPGVLGNQDSAASDSFENGLLDAPYYTKPEEIEGLRVPPDLLSGHHARIEAWRAAQRQQRTRARRPDLLEQPPGSPDESRENH
- the rplS gene encoding 50S ribosomal protein L19 is translated as MDRISNWTQDDLRKDIPTFNPGDTVSVWVRVIEGDKERLQAFQGTVIGRKSSGLNESFTVRKISMGVGVERVFPLHSPVIAKIEVLRQGHVRRAKLTYLRGRRGKSARIRDKAQQNVGGEPKAKAGVAAA
- a CDS encoding TonB-dependent receptor translates to MRLLWYMAALLALWQDAVPQTGSRLVISVSNEQGVAVSSATVSLFSHGEAISSGSGRAVFDELAAGVYPVEVRCAGYAAGDTVIEVRAGEQAECVVRLRALFILPVVEVTSERPAGVTRRFGRQAIVQSGARDLAGFLRADAGLETRDDGSGSVGARIGGSNSNQVLVVVDGQPINRAGGGESDLSAVPLADIAQIEITRGSRIESGSDGIGGVINIQTLSAAEGARTSATLATGETATELRVQRGGAWRGLRGKLTYNREAGSREYAYRLMPEDGSGPLAPHVGQQFRRENNDLRRDIVLGKLESNPARRARWELGGSLDLSERGMPGYLAPDLTPLARQETRSLRLNQRTFHDAGAFDAETRLSLREDAQDFSDPSAAYTKASHDWSRAAEGEIKAQVTRASLHGRSGILAGWDRLESTQLRDGSADRTRVAAWAEVSAARSLGGPIPILPRAGARLERVGAVNLFGPKVGINGGVARVMTFDLQWGRSYRTPEFYALFWADDLVASGNPDLQSEESEEWIASLSGGLTIAGHLKWSVTTSDQQVAQMIMWRQGFDGRWKPVNLAAASVRTLDLTVEHSLISDRLSWRGGVDWTEARNRSEDRTTTGKYLSLRAPRSARCGLRGLWDGVQAAVNYRWVDRRPATESNSKWLAAYELVDARVGYTWNVRHTQLGTAIGAENLLNRDFRIVRFAPMPLREFYLELSITELAGGK